One genomic segment of Chryseobacterium phocaeense includes these proteins:
- a CDS encoding SH3 domain-containing protein: MKPILIITIILSLFSLNSCFKANDNIIHEGRCTGSANCTACSNCSRCGHCGSGGTCGVCSSSSSRKTIYTSRSRNNNRKEKKSSKTRNTTRSASTPTSPRTIYSSPTSVVYYAKTRIVNIRKGPGIEFPVIEKIKQGSKLIKIEEHNDWIKVKIKKTGTEGFVYYKDIKN; encoded by the coding sequence ATGAAACCAATATTAATTATCACCATCATATTAAGTTTATTCTCATTGAACTCTTGTTTTAAGGCGAATGATAATATAATACATGAAGGAAGATGTACCGGATCAGCCAACTGTACAGCATGTTCAAATTGTTCAAGATGCGGACACTGCGGCTCAGGTGGAACATGTGGAGTTTGCAGTAGTAGTTCTTCAAGAAAAACTATTTATACAAGCCGTTCCAGAAATAATAACCGTAAAGAAAAAAAATCTTCAAAAACCAGAAACACAACCCGATCAGCCTCAACTCCAACCTCTCCGCGAACTATTTATAGCTCTCCTACCTCTGTTGTATACTATGCAAAAACAAGAATTGTAAATATTCGTAAAGGACCTGGTATTGAATTTCCTGTTATAGAAAAAATTAAACAAGGTTCAAAACTGATAAAAATTGAAGAACACAATGATTGGATTAAGGTAAAAATTAAGAAAACAGGAACGGAAGGATTTGTTTACTATAAAGATATCAAAAACTAA
- a CDS encoding GNAT family N-acetyltransferase, whose translation MSNIIWKIKTFDEFTVPELYAVLKARIDVFVIEQNCPYPDLDNYDQKGVHIWAEEDGEILAYCRVFDKGIKYDETSFGRVLTTEKARGKSLGKQLIRYAVETIENRFHTSEIKISAQDYLLKFYAEFGFIDTGNKYLEDDIPHTEMIRK comes from the coding sequence ATGAGTAATATAATCTGGAAAATAAAAACATTCGATGAGTTTACGGTTCCTGAGCTGTACGCAGTTTTAAAAGCACGTATTGATGTTTTTGTGATTGAACAGAACTGTCCGTATCCTGACCTCGATAACTACGATCAGAAAGGTGTTCATATCTGGGCTGAGGAAGATGGGGAAATTCTTGCGTACTGCCGTGTTTTTGATAAGGGAATCAAATATGATGAAACTTCGTTCGGAAGGGTTCTTACCACAGAGAAAGCGAGGGGAAAAAGTTTAGGGAAACAGCTGATCCGTTATGCTGTGGAAACCATAGAAAACCGTTTCCATACTTCGGAGATCAAAATCTCCGCACAGGATTATTTATTAAAATTTTATGCTGAGTTCGGCTTTATCGATACCGGAAACAAATACCTTGAGGATGATATTCCGCATACGGAAATGATAAGAAAATAG
- the yihA gene encoding ribosome biogenesis GTP-binding protein YihA/YsxC yields MVIKTANFVKSSGKWQDCPEPTIPEYAFIGRSNVGKSSLINAMMNHKDLAKTSGTPGKTQLINHFLVNEDWYLTDLPGYGYAKVSKSIRKDFEKLITNYILNRKNLVNLFVLVDSRHTPQKIDLEFIQWCGESGVPFSIVFTKVDKLKPNIAIKNVEHYKTELHKTWEDLPELYVTSAEKKIGGEEILAFIQKTNEFLKNNNVSFDE; encoded by the coding sequence ATGGTTATTAAAACAGCAAATTTTGTAAAGAGTAGCGGAAAATGGCAGGACTGCCCGGAACCTACGATTCCTGAATATGCTTTTATTGGAAGGTCAAACGTTGGAAAATCCTCATTGATCAATGCAATGATGAATCATAAGGACCTGGCCAAAACTTCCGGAACGCCGGGAAAGACCCAGCTGATCAATCATTTTTTAGTGAATGAAGACTGGTACCTGACGGATTTACCGGGTTACGGATATGCAAAAGTTTCAAAATCGATCAGAAAAGATTTTGAGAAGCTGATCACGAATTATATCCTGAACAGAAAAAATCTTGTAAATCTTTTTGTACTGGTAGATTCCAGACATACACCACAAAAGATTGATCTGGAGTTTATCCAGTGGTGTGGGGAAAGCGGGGTTCCTTTTTCTATTGTTTTTACGAAAGTAGACAAGCTGAAACCTAATATTGCCATTAAGAATGTGGAGCATTACAAGACTGAGCTGCACAAAACGTGGGAAGATCTGCCGGAATTATATGTTACTTCGGCGGAAAAGAAAATCGGTGGGGAAGAAATCCTGGCCTTTATACAAAAGACCAACGAATTTTTAAAGAATAATAACGTAAGTTTCGATGAGTAA
- a CDS encoding alpha/beta fold hydrolase, giving the protein MIFSTKKEKKYTFVEAGEGHPLVLLHGLMGGLSNFDKMVDFFSEKGFRVYVPQLPIYDLPVLNTNLTTLAKYIIKFIESHISGPVTIVGNSMGGHVGLILTLARPDLVKNLVLTGSSGLYERTFGDSFPRKNDRSYIRKKTEEVFYDPAVATEDLVDEVFSVVNDRMKGIKTVMLARSAIKHNMLNDLPKIMTPTCLIWGKQDNVTPPEVAEDMHKFIPNSELFWIDQCGHAAMMEKPDEFNEILYGWLKDKV; this is encoded by the coding sequence ATGATATTTAGTACAAAAAAAGAAAAGAAATATACTTTTGTAGAGGCGGGAGAAGGACATCCATTGGTGCTGTTGCACGGGTTAATGGGTGGTTTGAGTAATTTCGATAAGATGGTAGATTTTTTTTCGGAAAAAGGGTTCAGGGTATATGTTCCCCAGCTGCCGATCTATGATCTGCCGGTACTCAATACGAATCTGACCACACTTGCAAAATATATTATCAAATTTATAGAGAGTCATATCTCCGGACCGGTTACCATTGTTGGAAACTCCATGGGAGGCCATGTGGGACTTATCCTGACTCTGGCAAGACCGGATCTGGTAAAAAATCTTGTTTTAACAGGGAGTTCCGGATTATATGAAAGGACTTTCGGAGACAGTTTCCCGAGAAAGAATGACCGTTCCTATATCAGAAAGAAGACGGAAGAGGTTTTCTACGACCCGGCTGTTGCCACGGAAGATCTGGTAGACGAAGTTTTTTCTGTAGTGAATGACCGGATGAAAGGGATCAAGACCGTGATGCTGGCAAGAAGTGCCATTAAACACAATATGCTGAACGATCTTCCCAAGATCATGACGCCAACTTGCCTGATCTGGGGAAAACAGGATAACGTAACCCCTCCGGAAGTGGCTGAGGATATGCACAAGTTTATCCCGAATTCAGAATTGTTCTGGATAGATCAATGCGGACATGCCGCGATGATGGAAAAACCGGATGAGTTCAATGAAATTCTCTACGGCTGGTTAAAAGATAAAGTTTAA
- the mraZ gene encoding division/cell wall cluster transcriptional repressor MraZ — MKSFIGTYECKIDDKGRLKVPSSLIKQMENFDDKAFVVKRSVFQPCLEVYPMNAWDKLMGKINKLNRFIKKNADFIRMFTAGVKTVELDNAGRLQISKDLVHFANLQKDTVITSAGELFEIWDKEAYEKVISTNEADFASLAEDVMGAFDEE; from the coding sequence ATGAAAAGTTTCATTGGAACATATGAGTGTAAAATTGACGACAAAGGCCGGTTAAAAGTTCCCTCCTCCCTGATCAAACAGATGGAAAACTTCGACGATAAGGCGTTTGTAGTCAAGAGATCTGTGTTCCAACCCTGCCTCGAAGTCTATCCCATGAACGCATGGGACAAACTGATGGGCAAAATAAATAAGCTAAACAGATTCATTAAAAAGAATGCTGATTTCATCCGGATGTTTACGGCAGGTGTAAAAACGGTGGAACTGGACAATGCAGGAAGGCTTCAGATCTCAAAAGACCTGGTGCATTTTGCAAACCTTCAGAAAGACACCGTGATTACCAGCGCAGGAGAGCTTTTTGAAATTTGGGATAAAGAAGCCTATGAAAAGGTGATTTCTACCAACGAAGCTGATTTTGCGAGCCTTGCCGAAGATGTAATGGGCGCTTTTGATGAGGAATAA
- the rsmH gene encoding 16S rRNA (cytosine(1402)-N(4))-methyltransferase RsmH — MYHNPVLLKQSVDDLVTNPDGIYVDCTFGGGGHSREILSRLSEKGKLFSFDQDLDALKNTIDDPRFTLVNQNFRFLENSMLMYGISQVDGVLADLGVSSHQFDEAERGFSTRNNAPLDMRMNVMQNLDAKRVINEYEETELADIFYHYGELREARKLARDIVHHRKAKPINTTEDLKKLFSYLPPHKVNKFYAQLFQAIRIEVNQELEALKEMLVQALQVLKPEGRLVVISYHSLEDRLVKRFLKNGMFEGEQERDIYGNYKKVFELLKSKAIIPDDKEIEENSRARSAKMRTGIKV, encoded by the coding sequence ATGTACCACAACCCCGTTTTATTGAAGCAGAGCGTTGATGATTTGGTGACGAATCCTGACGGAATTTACGTGGACTGCACTTTTGGAGGAGGGGGCCACTCAAGGGAAATCCTGAGCAGGCTTTCTGAGAAAGGAAAACTTTTCAGTTTTGACCAGGACTTAGATGCTCTTAAAAATACCATTGATGATCCCAGATTTACCCTGGTGAATCAGAATTTCAGGTTTCTGGAAAATTCTATGCTGATGTATGGGATTTCACAGGTTGACGGTGTTTTGGCAGACCTTGGGGTATCATCCCACCAGTTTGACGAAGCAGAAAGAGGTTTTTCCACAAGAAATAATGCGCCTCTGGACATGAGGATGAACGTGATGCAGAACCTTGATGCCAAAAGAGTGATCAATGAATATGAGGAAACCGAACTGGCAGATATTTTTTATCACTACGGTGAACTGAGAGAAGCAAGAAAACTGGCAAGAGACATCGTTCACCACAGAAAAGCAAAGCCTATCAACACTACCGAGGATCTGAAGAAGCTTTTCAGCTACCTTCCCCCTCACAAGGTAAATAAGTTTTATGCACAGCTTTTCCAGGCGATAAGGATAGAAGTGAATCAGGAACTGGAAGCCCTGAAAGAAATGCTGGTTCAGGCACTGCAGGTGTTAAAACCCGAAGGAAGACTGGTTGTGATCTCCTATCATTCATTGGAAGACCGTCTGGTAAAGAGATTCCTTAAAAACGGAATGTTTGAAGGAGAGCAGGAAAGAGATATCTACGGAAACTATAAAAAGGTATTTGAACTGCTTAAGAGCAAAGCCATTATTCCGGATGATAAGGAAATTGAAGAAAACTCCAGAGCAAGGAGTGCAAAAATGAGAACAGGAATAAAGGTGTGA
- a CDS encoding FtsL-like putative cell division protein, with protein MAKRTTNRPQKKLTFIDIIKGNFLNRDEIKTHYKYFLLLFVLMMAMIYSNHLVNKKIKIVNALKEETEEYKSRNAYAQSKLIKVKMESELGKEVARDSLMTLENHPHKLLIKLDSTDAKTK; from the coding sequence TTGGCAAAAAGAACAACAAACCGCCCTCAGAAGAAGCTCACTTTTATAGACATTATAAAAGGAAACTTTCTGAACCGTGATGAGATCAAAACTCATTACAAGTATTTTTTACTGTTGTTTGTTCTGATGATGGCGATGATTTACAGCAATCACCTCGTCAATAAGAAAATTAAAATTGTCAACGCTTTAAAAGAAGAAACAGAAGAATATAAATCAAGAAACGCTTACGCCCAGAGTAAGCTGATCAAAGTAAAAATGGAATCCGAACTGGGGAAGGAAGTAGCAAGGGACTCATTGATGACCCTGGAAAACCATCCTCATAAACTACTGATAAAACTAGACAGTACAGATGCAAAAACAAAATGA
- a CDS encoding penicillin-binding transpeptidase domain-containing protein: protein MQKQNEYDNKRKKTLRWGYLFAVGALCVFVMFLTRIVILQNTNVQEIKDDYINKNYREATLKAARGNLFASDGSILATTVMRYDIYLDFKTMKDTIYSNNIGALTDSLSKMFGKSRGEFRQKFDQQKKKKNQYYTLVKGLDFDQYDRIRNFPIFKKGKNKGGFIVDRNYKRELATSEIGSGTIGVDNGEVKAGLEGAFSKHLTGTDGKRLEQRINSSQWKPIDYWKVKEPVDGEDVYTTLDLRIQDIAHSALEKQLITFEAKHGTVIVMETETGKVRALVNLRRTDDGEYEDSYNYALKDNIEPGSTFKTISLLAAMDDGFIDENTTVDVGGGVWTYAKQRISDGHGGGTYDISDVLAKSSNVGTAKLITKYYADKPQIFLDHLKRWKLFDKMDIELPGITKPKIVTPQNKRWNAATLASISYGYSSNINLLQLTTFYNGVANGGKMLKPLFIDKIMKDGKVMYSAKPEVMVNKMASEKAIKMMTSALTKAVEKGTGRSIFTPNLKMAGKTGTARFEYWLPGPMKYRASFAGFYPADHPKYTCYVMISEPNTAKGFYGGSVSAPVFKEIAGKTFLKTPQNIEKEMLVDRKVNLSKMVEPNVKIVVNNKQMPNVVGLIGKNIIPQLENLGYRVDYKGVGRIKEQFPLEGTSISKNQRIYLSLQN, encoded by the coding sequence ATGCAAAAACAAAATGAATACGATAACAAACGTAAAAAAACGTTAAGGTGGGGCTACCTCTTCGCAGTGGGAGCTCTGTGCGTATTTGTGATGTTTCTTACCCGGATTGTAATCCTGCAGAACACTAACGTTCAGGAAATTAAGGACGATTACATTAATAAAAACTACCGTGAAGCTACGTTGAAAGCGGCCCGCGGAAACCTGTTTGCATCAGACGGCTCCATTCTTGCCACAACCGTGATGCGCTATGATATCTACCTTGATTTTAAAACCATGAAGGATACCATCTACAGCAACAATATCGGGGCTTTGACGGATTCTTTAAGCAAAATGTTCGGAAAATCAAGAGGAGAATTCAGACAGAAATTTGACCAGCAGAAGAAAAAGAAAAATCAGTACTACACCTTAGTGAAAGGCCTTGATTTTGACCAATACGACAGAATCAGAAACTTCCCGATCTTCAAAAAAGGTAAAAACAAAGGAGGTTTTATCGTAGACCGGAATTATAAGCGTGAGCTTGCCACTTCAGAGATTGGCTCCGGAACAATTGGTGTAGACAATGGAGAAGTGAAAGCCGGACTTGAAGGTGCTTTTTCAAAACACCTTACAGGAACAGACGGGAAAAGACTGGAGCAAAGAATCAACTCATCCCAGTGGAAGCCCATCGATTACTGGAAAGTAAAAGAACCGGTAGACGGAGAAGATGTCTACACCACCTTAGACCTTAGAATCCAGGATATTGCCCACTCTGCGTTAGAAAAGCAGCTGATCACTTTTGAAGCTAAACACGGAACCGTGATCGTAATGGAAACCGAAACCGGAAAAGTTAGAGCACTGGTGAATCTGAGAAGAACAGATGACGGAGAGTATGAAGATTCCTACAACTATGCTTTAAAGGATAATATTGAGCCCGGGTCTACCTTCAAAACCATTTCTCTTCTGGCTGCCATGGACGATGGTTTCATTGATGAAAATACAACGGTAGATGTAGGAGGAGGCGTATGGACCTATGCAAAACAGAGAATATCAGACGGCCATGGCGGAGGAACCTACGACATCAGTGATGTTCTGGCGAAGTCAAGTAACGTGGGAACGGCAAAACTGATCACAAAATATTATGCAGACAAGCCGCAAATATTCCTGGACCACCTGAAAAGATGGAAATTATTTGATAAAATGGATATCGAGCTTCCGGGTATCACAAAACCGAAGATCGTAACGCCACAAAATAAAAGATGGAATGCCGCAACACTGGCCTCCATTTCTTACGGATATTCATCAAATATCAACCTTTTACAGTTGACTACCTTTTATAACGGGGTTGCCAACGGTGGCAAAATGCTTAAACCGCTCTTCATCGACAAGATCATGAAAGACGGAAAAGTAATGTACAGCGCAAAACCTGAGGTTATGGTGAATAAAATGGCTTCAGAAAAAGCCATTAAGATGATGACCAGCGCCCTGACCAAGGCCGTAGAAAAAGGAACCGGACGAAGCATCTTCACACCCAACCTGAAAATGGCCGGAAAAACAGGAACTGCAAGGTTTGAGTACTGGCTTCCGGGACCTATGAAATACCGCGCCTCATTTGCCGGATTCTATCCCGCAGATCATCCCAAGTACACCTGTTACGTCATGATCAGCGAACCGAATACTGCAAAAGGCTTTTACGGAGGATCCGTTTCAGCTCCGGTGTTTAAAGAGATTGCAGGAAAAACATTCCTTAAAACGCCACAGAACATAGAAAAAGAAATGCTGGTAGACAGAAAGGTGAACCTTAGCAAAATGGTTGAACCTAATGTAAAAATAGTTGTCAATAATAAACAAATGCCTAATGTAGTAGGACTTATCGGTAAAAATATAATTCCTCAACTGGAAAACCTTGGTTACCGGGTAGACTACAAAGGCGTAGGCAGGATCAAAGAACAATTTCCACTGGAAGGCACCTCGATCAGCAAAAACCAGAGAATATATTTGTCTCTGCAAAATTAA
- a CDS encoding UDP-N-acetylmuramoyl-L-alanyl-D-glutamate--2,6-diaminopimelate ligase — MIITELLKRIPILEIHGDDTREISELVLDSRKITENSLYVAVRGTVADGHSYIASSVEKGAKAVVCEEFPETLNDNVTYIRVKDSSKALGHLASNFYGNPSQKLKLIGVTGTNGKTSVSTLLFDVFKNLGYDSALLSTVEIRIGEKIIPATHTTPDVITINKILAQAVEEGCEFAFMEVSSHGIAQNRIEGLHFKVAGFTNLTHDHLDYHKTFDEYLKTKKRFFDELEDTAVAITNVDDKNGMVMLQNTKAAKKSYALKTMADYHGKSLEIDFNGMLLNFNGKEFWTTLTGRFNVYNLLLVFGIAAELGFEQDEILQAISKLKRVSGRFETFKSDGGIFFIVDYAHTPDALENILDSINDIRTKNERLITVFGCGGDRDHSKRPEMGNIATKKSTLAIITSDNPRTEDPAQIIKDIEAGVEPQNFSKYTSIPDRKEAIKMAIRFAEPKDIVLVAGKGHETYQDINGVKHHFDDKETINELWKLMSK, encoded by the coding sequence ATGATAATAACAGAATTATTAAAAAGGATCCCAATTTTAGAAATTCATGGTGATGATACCCGTGAGATTTCAGAATTGGTATTGGATAGCAGGAAGATCACGGAAAACTCACTCTATGTAGCAGTGAGAGGAACCGTTGCAGACGGACATTCATACATTGCATCATCTGTTGAAAAAGGTGCAAAAGCGGTGGTGTGCGAAGAGTTCCCTGAAACTTTGAATGACAATGTAACCTACATCAGGGTAAAAGATTCATCCAAAGCATTGGGACATCTTGCTTCTAATTTTTACGGAAATCCTTCCCAAAAACTTAAATTAATTGGAGTTACGGGAACCAACGGAAAAACCTCTGTGTCTACCCTTCTTTTTGATGTCTTCAAAAATCTGGGCTATGATTCTGCATTGCTTTCCACAGTAGAAATCCGTATCGGGGAGAAAATTATTCCGGCCACTCATACCACTCCGGATGTTATTACCATTAATAAAATCCTGGCTCAGGCGGTTGAGGAGGGCTGTGAATTTGCCTTTATGGAAGTAAGTTCCCATGGAATTGCCCAAAACAGGATTGAAGGTCTCCATTTTAAAGTGGCAGGCTTTACCAATCTTACCCACGATCATCTGGATTATCATAAAACATTTGATGAATACCTGAAAACGAAGAAAAGATTCTTCGATGAGTTAGAAGATACCGCCGTTGCCATCACCAATGTGGATGATAAAAACGGAATGGTAATGCTTCAGAATACAAAGGCAGCAAAAAAGTCTTATGCCCTGAAAACTATGGCGGACTATCATGGAAAATCCCTAGAAATTGATTTTAACGGAATGCTGCTGAATTTCAATGGAAAAGAATTCTGGACCACATTAACGGGAAGATTCAATGTTTACAATCTTTTGCTGGTGTTTGGAATTGCTGCGGAACTGGGCTTTGAGCAGGATGAAATCTTGCAGGCCATCAGCAAACTGAAAAGAGTTTCCGGAAGGTTCGAGACATTCAAATCAGACGGTGGAATTTTCTTCATCGTGGATTATGCACACACTCCGGACGCTTTGGAAAACATCCTGGACAGCATCAATGACATCAGAACGAAGAATGAAAGACTCATCACTGTTTTTGGATGCGGAGGAGACAGGGATCACTCCAAAAGACCTGAAATGGGGAATATTGCCACTAAAAAATCCACACTGGCAATCATCACTTCAGATAATCCGAGAACGGAAGATCCGGCGCAGATCATTAAAGATATTGAAGCAGGTGTTGAACCTCAGAACTTCAGCAAATACACTTCAATTCCGGACAGAAAAGAGGCAATAAAAATGGCAATCAGGTTCGCAGAACCCAAAGATATAGTGTTGGTTGCCGGAAAAGGCCACGAAACCTACCAGGACATTAATGGCGTAAAACACCATTTTGACGACAAAGAAACGATCAATGAACTTTGGAAGTTAATGAGTAAGTGA
- a CDS encoding four helix bundle protein yields MMTKNFENFPVYVKSLDLIEKIYQFIGSENLEKEFEFNNQIKRAGFSIPNNIAEGSEYNNNRQFIKYLKIAKGSCAEVRSMMIVSKRLKLGDENKAEEIINLSREVSSNISNFIKYLSENMEKPHL; encoded by the coding sequence ATGATGACTAAAAATTTTGAAAATTTCCCTGTTTATGTCAAGAGTTTAGATCTTATTGAAAAAATATATCAGTTTATTGGAAGCGAAAACCTAGAAAAAGAATTTGAATTCAATAACCAAATAAAAAGAGCCGGATTTTCAATACCCAACAATATTGCAGAAGGCTCTGAATATAATAATAACAGACAATTTATTAAATATTTAAAAATTGCAAAAGGCAGTTGTGCCGAAGTTAGAAGTATGATGATTGTAAGTAAAAGATTAAAATTGGGAGACGAAAATAAAGCAGAAGAAATCATTAATCTTTCACGTGAAGTTTCTTCTAATATTTCAAACTTTATTAAGTATTTAAGTGAAAATATGGAGAAACCCCATCTTTAA
- the mraY gene encoding phospho-N-acetylmuramoyl-pentapeptide-transferase: protein MLYYLYEYLTSQGIHIPGLGMLKYISFRAGIAVLFSLVIALVYGKRIINYLRTRQMGELVRDLGLDGQKQKEGTPTMGGLIIIIATIIPVLLFTRITNVYIVLLLVSMLWMGAIGFVDDYLKKVKKNKDGLSGKFKIVGQVGLGLIVGITMYFHPDITVKRKYADAKVVNRNNVEQNFMPTEKITVSTVPFAKNNEFDYSGILFWMNDKDAHEWAWIVFIPIVIFIVTAVSNGANITDGIDGLAAGTSAVILLTLALFAYLSGNIIFADYLNIMFLPNMGETTIFAVAMVGAVIGFFWYNTYPAQVFMGDTGSLMLGGVIAVLAIILRKELLIPVLCGIFLIENISVMLQVVVFKYRKRKYGLEYAQNNRFFRMSPLHHHYQKGGFHESKIVNRMIIIGVILAIVCLITLKMR, encoded by the coding sequence ATGCTATACTATCTATACGAATATCTAACCAGTCAGGGAATCCATATACCGGGATTGGGAATGCTGAAATACATTTCTTTCCGTGCCGGTATTGCCGTGCTGTTTTCTCTTGTGATCGCCCTGGTCTATGGTAAGAGGATCATCAACTATCTTCGCACAAGACAGATGGGTGAGCTGGTGCGTGACCTTGGATTAGACGGGCAGAAGCAGAAAGAAGGAACCCCTACCATGGGAGGGTTGATTATTATTATCGCAACCATCATTCCTGTCCTGCTTTTTACTCGCATTACCAACGTCTATATTGTGCTTTTGCTGGTTTCAATGTTATGGATGGGTGCTATAGGTTTTGTAGATGATTATTTGAAGAAAGTCAAAAAAAATAAAGACGGACTGAGCGGAAAATTTAAAATTGTTGGTCAGGTTGGATTAGGGCTAATTGTCGGAATTACAATGTATTTCCATCCCGATATTACAGTGAAAAGAAAATATGCCGATGCCAAAGTGGTGAACAGAAACAATGTAGAGCAGAATTTTATGCCTACCGAGAAGATCACTGTTTCCACCGTTCCGTTTGCTAAAAACAACGAGTTCGACTACAGCGGAATTTTATTCTGGATGAATGATAAAGATGCCCACGAATGGGCATGGATTGTCTTTATTCCGATCGTTATTTTTATCGTAACAGCCGTATCCAACGGAGCCAATATCACGGACGGAATTGATGGACTCGCCGCGGGAACCAGCGCAGTCATACTGCTTACCCTGGCCCTGTTTGCCTACCTTTCCGGGAACATCATCTTTGCGGACTACCTCAATATCATGTTCCTGCCCAATATGGGAGAAACCACCATTTTTGCCGTAGCCATGGTAGGGGCCGTAATCGGATTTTTCTGGTACAATACCTATCCTGCACAGGTTTTCATGGGCGATACCGGAAGTTTAATGCTGGGGGGGGTGATTGCCGTTTTAGCCATTATATTAAGAAAAGAGTTGCTGATTCCTGTTTTATGCGGAATCTTCCTGATTGAAAACATATCAGTTATGCTTCAGGTAGTAGTCTTCAAATACAGGAAAAGAAAATACGGTCTGGAATATGCCCAGAATAACAGGTTTTTCAGAATGTCACCATTACACCATCATTATCAGAAAGGAGGTTTTCACGAAAGCAAAATCGTAAACAGGATGATCATCATCGGTGTAATACTGGCTATTGTATGCCTGATCACATTAAAAATGAGATAA